The sequence TGGATCCTTTGAACTGCAGAAGTTGGCTACAGGCCATACAGTGAAGTAACTGCTTGGTAAGGAACGCCAAATGTTGAGATGGGCTCAGACTGGGCAAACTAAAAAGTAACTGAGGCCTAGTTGACACTGCAATGGCatggaaaatgtgaagaaaatccAATGGTGTGGCGGTGTGAAGATCCCAATTCAACTTATCCAGAATAATTCTCTCCATCCGCAGAATTTCAGATGAAGAACAGCCACAGAAACTGTCTCTTGCCAACACCTTCAGTACTGGGATTCTCTCGTCTTCCTCAACAGTCTTGGCAGCCAGGAAAAAACAGCTGATCGCAATACAACTCAGGTATTTTGGGTGGGCCTTTACAGGAGCTAAGAACCTGTCCAAAAGACTGCTAGCCAGAGCAAATGTTTCTGGGTAAAGGTTGAATTGGTACTTGAGTTTGGCCAACCACTGAATCACTTCATCTCTCTGGGATGGAGAAACATTCTGATTTGTAGGTATTTTCGGCACATTCACTTTCcacatctgggcttccctagagATTGCCTTTTCCAACAGGAAAGACAGTCTCTGGTTTTCCAAAGGCCCTGGAAACTTCATGATATCCTCTGGATCTGCCTGCCACCCAGCTTGATGTAGctaccttctcctcctcttcttcctcctcctcctccaccccggCAGAACTGTAGACCTCAAAGTGGTGACGAGGGGTCATCCGGGGGCCCGTTACCACCTCATTTTCCTCTGCGCGCGGCGGCGAGACGCGCGGGACCAGGACCGGGCCGACTGAGGAGCGAGAAGAGGGGGAAGCGGGCCGGAGGGCGCGGGCGCTGGCGCTCGAGCGGGACGCGCGGCTGCAGCCGGTGGCTTGGTCAGCGAATTAGTTCCATGACGCCCCCGGACCtgaggccgccgccgccgcttgTGCCCGAGTGGGGAGGGGGTTCCCTCTCGCCATAGGGCGGCGGGGGCCGGGGAGAGGCGGGGGGTGAGACCGGCTCTGCCCCTGCCCAGGGGAAGCGCCTCCGAGGGGAAATGGTgaaagggggagaaggggggaaaaatgaaaagaaaaaaaaaaggaaggggaaaggggggagaaaaataagaaaaaagcgaGACAGAGGCGATGCTGCGTCCGCTCGCGGggaaggctggggagggaggggctgtaCTCCTCTTTTTAATTAGGATTTTAATGCCAACAAATTAAATCACATTAACCACTGCATCTCAAGTTAGCCACAAAATTATCAACAGCAATGCTTggatttaattaaacattttataacCCCTTTTATCCTGTCAAAGATGTTCACCCTTTTCACATGTCCAGTTATAAGAACAGAATGGTAAATAG is a genomic window of Muntiacus reevesi chromosome 3, mMunRee1.1, whole genome shotgun sequence containing:
- the LOC136163511 gene encoding cyclin-I-like isoform X1; the encoded protein is MTPRHHFEVYSSAGVEEEEEEEEEKNVSPSQRDEVIQWLAKLKYQFNLYPETFALASSLLDRFLAPVKAHPKYLSCIAISCFFLAAKTVEEDERIPVLKVLARDSFCGCSSSEILRMERIILDKLNWDLHTATPLDFLHIFHAIAVSTRPQLLFSLPSLSPSQHLAFLTKQLLHCMACSQLLQFKGSMLALAMVSLEMEKLIPDWLPLTIELLQKAQMDSSQLIHCRELVAHHLSTLQSSLPLNSVYVYRPLKHTLVTCDRGVFRLHPSSVPGPDFSKDNSKPEVPVRGPAAFCHHLPAASGCKYASAKRKVEEMEVDDFYDGIKRLYNEENASESVGYVCGTDLSRQEGQASPCPPLQPVSVM
- the LOC136163511 gene encoding cyclin-I-like isoform X2, which produces MKFPGPLENQRLSFLLEKAISREAQMWKVNVPKIPTNQNVSPSQRDEVIQWLAKLKYQFNLYPETFALASSLLDRFLAPVKAHPKYLSCIAISCFFLAAKTVEEDERIPVLKVLARDSFCGCSSSEILRMERIILDKLNWDLHTATPLDFLHISLPSSYFTVWPVANFCSSKDPCLPWRWLVWKWRNSFLIGFLLQLSCFRKHRWIAPS